From a region of the Fischerella sp. JS2 genome:
- a CDS encoding alkaline phosphatase family protein, giving the protein MKVSKNQEYLLGLILATALSANIQSASARTTNPVGNLKDGAALLPTGQIITPAAAPGSTFAPLGTELRADDNADAAEAVTTALSPDGKTLLILTSGYNQNFKNEKTGDTFTYPVLDPLTGKPTAVKTPKAEWVFVYDVSSGSLIKRQQLNIPNTYNGLAWAPDGKRFYVSGGIDDRIYVYAFNGKEYAPDAPFILLGHNSNQNDPFPKYDGGLLKDTPAKSIATGAVVAGIAVSKDGKTLVAANFENDSISIIETTTRQVSQEIKFFVPGSKEATGEFPFDVALQNTKSGAVAKVFVTSQRDNEVLAVDIASGTITRIPVGDQPNKMQLSPDQSRLYVANGNSDSISVINTSNNKVIKNISLSRAGDKYKGANPNSLALSRDGNRLYVTLGGENAVAVVELRNGRVIGRIPTGWYPNSVSVSQDSGKLYIVNAKSSSGPNPSNSRTTPAGQARNTTFRNEYNWALEKAGISVIPIPHRAILATLSVQVYKNNGFNNRRSDPMMNFLQNKIKHVIYIVKENRTYDQVLGDLPIGNGDPELTLFPQRISPNHHKLALEFVTFDNFYDSGESSGVGWNWSTYARTTDYTEKTQSVLYGNAGFNGLTYDYEGTNRNTILNLEQTSPQPSPVTTRVTGVIDPSGSSSILPGNTDVNAPEGDGELESNAIGGYLWDAALRAGKKVRNYGFFVDSIYYNTDQTDPTKPIANPDPNQPPYIPISAKPAADKIPQAPVGKAVLQDKTDIYYRGYDQKNSDIYLYNEWARDVEEHGLPDLMLVRLPHDHFGEFDKAVAGLNTPELQMADNDYAVGLLVEKISRMPEWKETAIFVIEDDSQNGPDHVDSHRSLAYIISPYTKRGALVSTNYNTVSMLRTMEDLLGIGYLGMNDANAEPMSDAFTKNPNFAPYVAVVPGNLCADPVDPNLVPACKDPNAQKTAAMPILRDRKWWAQKTKDFNFRVEDKLDPEEFNEILWTGIKGDDVPYPEERSRANLRTNRAQLLKRWQLSESENHK; this is encoded by the coding sequence ATGAAAGTTAGCAAAAATCAAGAATATCTACTAGGTCTGATACTAGCAACAGCCTTGAGTGCAAATATACAATCAGCTAGTGCTAGGACTACCAATCCAGTTGGTAACTTAAAAGATGGTGCAGCTTTATTACCTACAGGCCAGATCATCACACCCGCAGCAGCACCAGGTTCAACTTTTGCTCCTTTAGGCACAGAATTACGTGCAGATGATAATGCTGATGCTGCTGAAGCTGTAACCACTGCCCTCAGTCCTGATGGTAAAACTCTACTGATACTGACAAGTGGTTACAATCAAAATTTCAAGAATGAAAAAACAGGTGATACTTTTACTTATCCTGTGCTAGACCCCTTAACAGGGAAACCAACTGCTGTCAAAACACCAAAGGCAGAATGGGTGTTTGTCTATGACGTCAGTAGTGGTAGCTTAATAAAAAGACAGCAACTCAATATTCCCAATACATACAATGGTTTAGCTTGGGCCCCAGACGGTAAACGCTTCTACGTATCAGGTGGAATAGACGATCGCATCTATGTTTATGCGTTCAATGGTAAAGAATACGCACCAGATGCTCCTTTTATTTTACTGGGTCATAATTCTAACCAAAATGATCCTTTTCCTAAATACGATGGTGGTCTGTTAAAAGATACACCAGCAAAATCCATAGCGACAGGAGCAGTTGTAGCTGGTATTGCTGTTAGTAAAGACGGTAAAACTTTAGTAGCTGCTAATTTCGAGAACGACTCAATCTCAATTATTGAGACTACTACTCGTCAGGTAAGTCAGGAAATTAAGTTTTTTGTGCCTGGTAGTAAAGAAGCTACAGGGGAATTTCCTTTTGATGTAGCTCTTCAGAATACGAAAAGTGGTGCAGTTGCTAAGGTATTCGTCACCAGCCAACGCGATAATGAAGTACTTGCTGTTGATATTGCTTCTGGGACAATTACCCGTATCCCTGTAGGTGATCAGCCTAATAAAATGCAGCTTTCGCCTGACCAAAGTCGCCTGTACGTAGCTAACGGCAACAGTGATTCGATTTCTGTCATCAATACCAGTAACAATAAAGTTATTAAGAATATCTCCCTATCTCGTGCTGGTGACAAATACAAAGGTGCAAATCCTAACTCCCTAGCCCTCAGTCGAGATGGAAATAGGCTTTATGTTACCTTAGGTGGAGAAAATGCTGTTGCTGTCGTAGAATTGCGAAATGGTCGGGTGATTGGACGCATTCCCACTGGCTGGTATCCTAACTCTGTGAGCGTCAGTCAAGATAGTGGCAAACTTTATATTGTCAATGCTAAGAGTAGTAGTGGCCCTAACCCTTCAAATAGCCGGACAACACCAGCAGGACAAGCACGTAATACCACCTTTAGAAATGAGTATAATTGGGCCTTGGAAAAAGCTGGTATTTCAGTGATTCCAATTCCTCATCGGGCAATTTTAGCTACTCTTTCGGTACAGGTATACAAAAACAACGGTTTTAACAATCGTCGGTCAGACCCGATGATGAACTTTCTTCAGAATAAGATCAAGCACGTCATTTATATAGTTAAAGAAAATCGTACCTACGACCAAGTACTTGGTGACTTACCAATTGGTAATGGTGATCCAGAACTTACCCTATTTCCACAACGTATTTCGCCCAATCATCACAAACTTGCTCTTGAGTTTGTTACCTTTGATAATTTTTATGACAGTGGTGAATCTAGTGGTGTTGGTTGGAACTGGTCTACCTACGCTCGTACAACAGACTATACTGAAAAAACCCAGTCAGTTCTCTACGGTAACGCTGGATTTAATGGTTTAACTTACGATTACGAAGGAACTAATCGTAATACCATCCTTAACTTAGAGCAGACTTCACCTCAACCATCACCAGTAACTACCCGCGTTACCGGAGTGATAGATCCGTCTGGTAGTTCTTCCATCTTGCCTGGAAACACAGATGTAAATGCTCCAGAAGGCGATGGTGAACTAGAATCTAATGCTATTGGTGGTTACCTTTGGGATGCTGCATTACGTGCTGGGAAGAAGGTACGCAATTATGGTTTCTTTGTTGATAGTATCTACTACAACACTGACCAAACCGATCCTACAAAACCCATTGCTAACCCCGATCCTAACCAACCACCTTACATTCCCATCTCAGCAAAACCTGCTGCTGATAAAATTCCCCAAGCTCCAGTTGGCAAGGCTGTATTGCAAGATAAAACTGATATTTATTATCGGGGATATGATCAAAAGAACTCTGACATCTATCTATATAACGAATGGGCAAGGGATGTTGAAGAGCATGGTTTACCAGACTTGATGCTAGTGCGTCTGCCTCATGACCACTTTGGTGAGTTTGATAAGGCAGTAGCGGGACTAAATACTCCAGAACTGCAAATGGCAGATAATGACTATGCAGTAGGCTTGCTAGTAGAAAAAATTTCCCGTATGCCAGAGTGGAAAGAAACAGCCATCTTTGTGATTGAAGATGACTCCCAAAATGGTCCTGATCACGTTGATTCTCACCGCTCTCTAGCCTACATTATCTCACCCTACACCAAGCGGGGTGCGCTCGTTAGCACTAATTACAACACCGTTAGCATGTTGCGGACAATGGAGGACTTGTTAGGTATTGGTTATCTTGGTATGAATGATGCCAATGCGGAACCGATGTCAGATGCCTTCACCAAAAATCCCAATTTTGCTCCTTATGTAGCGGTTGTGCCAGGTAACTTATGTGCTGATCCTGTAGACCCAAACTTAGTACCAGCTTGTAAAGATCCAAATGCACAGAAGACAGCAGCCATGCCTATTCTTCGTGATCGAAAGTGGTGGGCCCAGAAAACTAAAGACTTCAATTTTAGAGTTGAAGACAAGCTAGATCCGGAAGAGTTCAACGAAATTCTCTGGACAGGAATTAAGGGAGATGATGTTCCCTATCCAGAGGAACGCAGTCGTGCAAACTTGCGGACAAACCGTGCTCAACTTTTGAAGCGCTGGCAATTAAGTGAAAGTGAAAATCACAAGTAA
- a CDS encoding iron uptake porin → MTANTAFAAAQQVKINNQREEIQKKDFPLVSNQKLEITNNFENSGNHPMAQVTSVSQFSDVQPTDWAFGALQSLVERYSCIAGYPNGTYRGNHTLTRYEFAAGLNACLDRINELIATNTESLITKEDLATLQKLQEEFAAELSTLRGRVDTVEAHTAELEANQFSTTTKLQGQVVVALTDVLAGNKINGEEIEDKNTALGARSRLEFVTSFSGKDTLFTRIQASNIKDSELGTPEGKFFFTEGEEEGTNDALLDSLWYKFPLGENTSVIAIANEGDAEDITETINLFDGDGAFGALSRFGTRNPIYYQVNGAGVGISHKFTEALELSLGYLAEDANDPESGDGLFNGPYGLLAQLTIEPSENLEIGLTYINSYKRTTDTGSNAANLNVESPSGVNFTEVPFSSNSYGVEASFRVAPKITLGGWVGYTSNRTLSTLGGRVDRGDFQTWNYAVTLGISDLGKQGNLIGLIFGMEPKVTSSSISELPEDQDTSYHIEGFYQYQLTNNITITPGIIWLTAPDHNSNNNDIVIGAVRTTLSF, encoded by the coding sequence ATGACTGCAAATACAGCTTTTGCAGCAGCTCAGCAAGTAAAAATAAATAACCAAAGAGAAGAAATTCAGAAAAAAGACTTCCCTTTAGTTTCTAATCAAAAATTAGAAATCACGAATAATTTTGAAAATAGTGGCAATCACCCGATGGCTCAGGTGACATCAGTTTCTCAGTTTTCTGATGTCCAACCGACAGACTGGGCATTTGGCGCATTGCAATCTTTGGTAGAACGCTACAGCTGTATTGCTGGCTATCCTAATGGAACTTATCGCGGTAATCATACGTTGACACGTTATGAATTTGCTGCTGGTTTAAATGCTTGTCTTGATCGAATCAATGAATTGATTGCTACTAATACGGAAAGTTTAATAACCAAAGAAGATTTAGCAACCCTACAAAAGTTACAGGAAGAATTTGCTGCGGAACTGTCAACTCTGCGGGGTCGTGTGGATACAGTGGAAGCACACACTGCTGAATTGGAAGCGAATCAATTTTCTACCACAACCAAACTGCAAGGACAAGTTGTTGTTGCTTTAACTGATGTTTTGGCAGGGAATAAAATAAATGGGGAAGAAATTGAAGATAAAAATACAGCTTTAGGAGCGCGATCGCGTTTAGAATTTGTAACTAGCTTTTCTGGTAAAGACACACTCTTCACAAGAATTCAAGCTTCTAATATCAAAGATTCGGAACTTGGCACACCAGAAGGAAAATTCTTTTTTACAGAAGGAGAAGAAGAAGGTACAAATGATGCCTTACTTGATTCCTTGTGGTACAAATTTCCTTTAGGAGAAAATACTTCTGTGATCGCTATTGCCAATGAGGGTGATGCAGAAGATATTACCGAGACCATTAACCTTTTTGATGGAGATGGTGCATTTGGTGCTTTGTCAAGGTTTGGCACTCGCAACCCAATTTATTATCAGGTAAATGGGGCAGGAGTGGGAATCTCCCATAAATTCACTGAAGCTTTGGAACTGAGTCTAGGCTATTTAGCAGAAGATGCTAATGATCCAGAATCAGGAGATGGTTTGTTTAACGGGCCTTATGGTTTGCTAGCGCAGCTAACAATTGAACCAAGCGAAAACTTGGAAATTGGCTTGACGTATATCAATTCTTACAAAAGAACAACAGATACGGGGAGTAATGCAGCTAATTTGAATGTGGAATCTCCTTCAGGAGTGAACTTTACTGAGGTACCATTCTCTAGCAATTCCTATGGTGTAGAAGCATCCTTCCGTGTTGCTCCCAAAATTACCTTGGGTGGTTGGGTTGGCTATACTAGCAATCGTACCTTATCTACATTGGGAGGTAGAGTTGACCGGGGAGATTTCCAAACCTGGAATTATGCTGTTACTCTCGGAATTTCCGACTTAGGCAAGCAAGGAAACTTGATAGGATTGATTTTTGGTATGGAGCCGAAAGTCACTAGTTCCAGCATCAGTGAATTGCCTGAAGACCAAGATACTTCCTATCACATTGAAGGTTTTTATCAGTATCAATTGACAAATAATATCACGATTACACCAGGCATAATCTGGCTAACAGCACCTGATCATAACTCTAATAACAACGATATAGTAATTGGTGCTGTGAGAACCACCTTAAGTTTCTAA
- a CDS encoding alkaline phosphatase D family protein: MKTRLSRRLFLAFSTITASLVIGSKWLKPALAKFTTEEGDTVQSGDVTDTSAIIWARNNAETNARLVVEITTLRRFRKLVQTVKGPQVSQNTDYTGKVDISRLRPNQTYYYRVLWEDSQNKARQGGVGVFRTAPTPVQTRPVRFVWLADLAGQGWGRNPDLEITTTEGDVIKGGYVAFEVMRRFELDFAVFLGDNIYADNEIPSQKGIPVEVGGGTWVNNPPKDFQAVSLAEFRENWKYNLEDDKLRRFLAQTPIYIQWDDHEAVNNWYPGEILTEAPYNGLSADVLAERAKQALFEYSPIRGDKIYRKYRYGKHLELFLLDERSYRGPNTENSNPNGIEMLGQEQFEWLKKSLKASQATWKVISSDDPFSIVTGSTSDRDAWGQGSPEVLGREVQLSQLLQFIKNEGIKNVVVITADVHYAAAISYEPERAVFKDFNPFWEFVVGPIHAGAFGQNELDPSFGPKYEYVRAPQTATSQLPQNLPPPNLHSFGLAEVNSQGQLLVRIHDITGKVLYEKLLNPQS; encoded by the coding sequence ATGAAAACTCGCCTCAGTCGACGTTTATTTTTAGCTTTCAGTACGATCACTGCCAGTCTCGTTATAGGGTCTAAATGGCTTAAACCAGCTCTGGCAAAATTTACTACTGAGGAAGGCGACACAGTACAATCAGGAGATGTAACTGACACCAGTGCGATCATCTGGGCGCGTAACAATGCTGAAACTAATGCTCGTCTTGTGGTGGAAATAACTACATTGCGTAGGTTCCGAAAATTAGTGCAGACTGTGAAAGGCCCACAAGTAAGCCAGAACACTGACTATACTGGCAAAGTTGACATTTCCCGATTACGTCCTAACCAAACTTACTACTACCGGGTGCTTTGGGAAGATAGTCAGAACAAAGCCCGACAAGGTGGAGTTGGCGTTTTTCGCACCGCACCTACTCCCGTGCAAACGCGTCCAGTCCGGTTTGTCTGGCTAGCAGATTTAGCTGGTCAAGGCTGGGGCCGTAACCCCGACTTAGAAATTACTACTACTGAAGGTGATGTCATCAAGGGAGGATATGTCGCCTTTGAGGTGATGCGTAGGTTTGAGCTAGACTTTGCCGTGTTCCTTGGTGACAACATCTACGCTGATAACGAGATTCCCAGCCAAAAAGGCATCCCTGTGGAAGTTGGGGGCGGTACTTGGGTGAATAATCCTCCAAAAGATTTTCAAGCAGTCTCTTTGGCAGAATTTCGAGAAAACTGGAAATATAACCTAGAGGACGATAAATTACGACGCTTTTTGGCACAAACTCCTATTTATATCCAGTGGGATGACCACGAAGCTGTCAATAACTGGTATCCGGGCGAGATTTTAACAGAAGCACCTTACAATGGACTATCTGCTGATGTTCTCGCAGAAAGGGCCAAGCAAGCATTGTTTGAATATAGTCCGATTCGTGGTGACAAGATTTACCGCAAGTATAGATATGGTAAGCATCTCGAACTGTTTTTGTTAGATGAGCGGTCTTATAGAGGACCCAACACTGAGAACAGTAATCCCAATGGCATAGAGATGCTGGGACAAGAACAATTTGAATGGCTGAAAAAAAGTTTAAAGGCTTCCCAAGCAACTTGGAAAGTCATTTCATCAGATGATCCTTTTTCTATTGTCACAGGCTCAACGAGCGATCGCGATGCTTGGGGTCAAGGTTCACCAGAAGTTTTAGGTCGGGAAGTCCAACTTAGTCAATTGCTGCAATTTATCAAAAATGAAGGGATCAAAAATGTCGTTGTGATTACGGCAGATGTACACTATGCAGCAGCTATTTCCTATGAACCAGAACGGGCTGTATTTAAAGACTTTAATCCTTTCTGGGAGTTTGTAGTTGGTCCAATCCACGCAGGTGCTTTTGGTCAAAATGAACTCGATCCTAGTTTTGGTCCCAAGTATGAATACGTAAGAGCGCCGCAAACCGCAACATCTCAACTTCCCCAAAATTTACCACCGCCAAACCTGCATTCCTTTGGCTTGGCAGAGGTGAATTCTCAAGGTCAATTACTAGTACGTATTCACGATATTACAGGTAAGGTTTTGTACGAAAAATTACTAAATCCCCAGAGTTAA